In Vigna angularis cultivar LongXiaoDou No.4 chromosome 8, ASM1680809v1, whole genome shotgun sequence, the DNA window ATTTTACAGTTTATGTTGAGTGTTGTGTTGATGATTGATCATAGCTGTTCTGTCTGCTTTAAGGCTTTGGTTTTTGGAAATGActgaagagaaaaacaaaatggatTTCATTCAATTGCTTGGACCTGACATGTCAGTCAAGATTCTGACCCATTTGGACGCCCCTTGTGATCTTATTAGGGTTTCTGCTGTTTCTAGTTCTTGGCACCGATTTGGTAATCTTTCTTAGTTTATTTCCTTGTAGTgggatttaattttttagtgcTTTGAACTTTTTTGTCCAAAAAGTGCATATTTTTCTACTCGCGGTATTGATATGCACTCTTGATATTCTGCAGTTCTTGAACATGGCCTTTGCAAGCAACTTTGCTTGGCAATGTTTCCTGAAATATCTGGTGTTACTCATATGATTGAGCTTGACAACATTATTGAACCACTGGGAAACACTCCTGGCAGTTGTGTAAATTGGGAGTATCTAAAGAGAAATCATAAAGTCTATGCATTCTTGTCCTCTGGTCTTCATCCTGTGAGAAAAAGTTGTATCTCTAAAGCTATTAGTGCATCTAGCACTGATAACTATCCTGAAGAAAGCATTCTACACACATTGGAGCCTGGTGATAGAACTGAATATACAGCATCATACTGGTCAAGCAAAGGGGAAAACGATCCTTCTGTTCCTGAGACTTTAGTTTACAAGCTTGTTTCAGAAATGTGTCTTGTTACAGAGATTCATGTCCAACCGTTCCAAGGTTAATAGCTAAATTAAACTCCTTTGTTTTGTGAATTGGGTATGTTGAGGATCATGAACTTTTGCTTGATCATCTGACAAATAATCTATGTTTACTTGTCAGCATTTTTTCAGCATGGCTTGCCTATATATTCTGCTAAGGCTGTCCGATTCAGAATGGGACATCCAAGATACCCAATTGAATCGGAGAGTGCTGTAGATAATA includes these proteins:
- the LOC108345908 gene encoding F-box protein At4g00755 isoform X1, translating into MTEEKNKMDFIQLLGPDMSVKILTHLDAPCDLIRVSAVSSSWHRFVLEHGLCKQLCLAMFPEISGVTHMIELDNIIEPLGNTPGSCVNWEYLKRNHKVYAFLSSGLHPVRKSCISKAISASSTDNYPEESILHTLEPGDRTEYTASYWSSKGENDPSVPETLVYKLVSEMCLVTEIHVQPFQAFFQHGLPIYSAKAVRFRMGHPRYPIESESAVDNITANEVLGDNQFIWTYTSPEFPMCQENSLQKFNLPKPFLCIGGILLVELLGRVQKQEMDELFYICISHVQVMGRPLSPAFDVKVHHPSGKCTLKYHPPPTDPHMSSTSSPDSSSSSRLRIITSSLVQRGVRRWEQILLGALLGSGPVVVDD
- the LOC108345908 gene encoding F-box protein At4g00755 isoform X2 produces the protein MTEEKNKMDFIQLLGPDMSVKILTHLDAPCDLIRVSAVSSSWHRFVLEHGLCKQLCLAMFPEISGVTHMIELDNIIEPLGNTPGSCVNWEYLKRNHKVYAFLSSGLHPVRKSCISKAISASSTDNYPEESILHTLEPGDRTEYTASYWSSKGENDPSVPETLVYKLVSEMCLVTEIHVQPFQAFFQHGLPIYSAKAVRFRMGHPRYPIESESAVDNITANEVLGDNQFIWTYTSPEFPMCQENSLQKFNLPKPFLCIGGILLVELLGRVQKQEMDELFYIWEVYLEIPSSSDRSSHVFNIFAGLEQFVAPAHNNLEPSAEGCETLGANSLGCTAWFWPCCS
- the LOC108345908 gene encoding F-box protein At4g00755 isoform X3, giving the protein MFPEISGVTHMIELDNIIEPLGNTPGSCVNWEYLKRNHKVYAFLSSGLHPVRKSCISKAISASSTDNYPEESILHTLEPGDRTEYTASYWSSKGENDPSVPETLVYKLVSEMCLVTEIHVQPFQAFFQHGLPIYSAKAVRFRMGHPRYPIESESAVDNITANEVLGDNQFIWTYTSPEFPMCQENSLQKFNLPKPFLCIGGILLVELLGRVQKQEMDELFYICISHVQVMGRPLSPAFDVKVHHPSGKCTLKYHPPPTDPHMSSTSSPDSSSSSRLRIITSSLVQRGVRRWEQILLGALLGSGPVVVDD